A genomic region of Caulobacter vibrioides contains the following coding sequences:
- a CDS encoding CopD family protein → MWRGLVEMSVPTRSVGVMDFLVAHFNLVRGLHILAVIAFMAGMLYLPRLFVYHTQATPGSQMDETFKVMERRLLRGIINPASIATAVFGLGLILADGQIRGWDFLLQPWMVAKLVALVGLYGFHGFLSASRKKFERGENVRSEKFWRTVNEIPFVLAIIIVISVTTKFLNH, encoded by the coding sequence GTGTGGCGCGGATTGGTCGAAATGTCCGTGCCGACAAGGAGCGTCGGCGTGATGGACTTCCTGGTGGCGCACTTCAACCTGGTGCGCGGGCTGCACATCTTGGCGGTGATCGCCTTCATGGCCGGCATGCTCTATCTGCCGCGCCTGTTCGTTTATCACACCCAGGCGACGCCGGGCTCCCAGATGGACGAGACCTTCAAGGTCATGGAGCGCCGCCTTCTGCGCGGCATCATCAATCCCGCCTCGATCGCGACCGCGGTGTTTGGCCTGGGCCTGATCCTGGCGGATGGTCAGATCCGCGGCTGGGACTTCCTGCTGCAGCCCTGGATGGTCGCCAAGCTGGTTGCGCTTGTCGGCCTCTACGGCTTCCACGGTTTCCTGTCGGCCTCGCGCAAGAAGTTCGAGCGGGGTGAGAATGTCCGCTCGGAGAAGTTCTGGCGGACGGTCAACGAAATCCCCTTCGTCCTAGCGATCATCATCGTGATCTCGGTGACCACGAAGTTCCTCAACCACTGA